A part of Apostichopus japonicus isolate 1M-3 chromosome 10, ASM3797524v1, whole genome shotgun sequence genomic DNA contains:
- the LOC139974795 gene encoding uncharacterized protein — translation MGIETSDVTFKTWQHSSLPRPLPEPGNFDVGRPVIKGLQNDPDEPIFCTVGQTATISMIVKGEKNIKVTMYQEIFPESNNKRELGVVALLCGDAGFTVSIGCHTPDVYTFIFEATNSKGTTIAYVYLKVYGRNEGG, via the exons ATGGGTATCGAAACATCCGACGTTACCTTTAAGACTTGGCAACATAGTTCCTTACCTAGACCGTTACCCGAGCCTGGTAATTTTGATGTTG GCCGTCCAGTAATAAAAGGTCTACAGAATGACCCAGACGAGCCAATATTTTGTACTGTGGGCCAAACAGCTACCATCTCAATGATAGTTAAAGGGGAGAAGAACATTAAAGTCACTATGTACCAGGAGATATTTCCAGAAAGTAACAACAAGCGAGAGCTTGGCGTTGTGGCACTCCTATGTGGAGACGCAGGGTTTACGGTGTCGATTGGGTGTCATACACCTGATGTATACACATTCATATTTGAAGCTACCAACAGTAAAGGCACCACGATTGCATATGTTTATCTGAAGGTTTATGGG